A part of Clarias gariepinus isolate MV-2021 ecotype Netherlands chromosome 14, CGAR_prim_01v2, whole genome shotgun sequence genomic DNA contains:
- the LOC128540779 gene encoding ER lumen protein-retaining receptor 2-like, whose amino-acid sequence MNIFRLTGDLSHLAAIFILLLKIWTSRSCVGISGKSQVLFALVFTTRYMDLFHTFISLYNTTMKVIYIGCAYATVYLIYGKFKATYDRNHDTFRVEFLVVAVGGLALLVNHDFSGQEILWTFSIYLESVAILPQLFMTSKIEEAETITYAFYAFFLCLYRALYLVNWIWRFYYEGFFDTIAIAAGVVQTIMNCGFFIFYVTKVRKDKLSLQQPFSVCGYFPQTLTSWDSSGSSC is encoded by the exons ATGAATATTTTCAGACTCACAGGGGACCTCTCGCATTTAGCTGCCATCTTCATCCTGCTGCTGAAAATATGGACGAGCAGGTCGTGTGTAG GTATATCTGGAAAAAGCCAAGTTTTGTTTGCATTAGTGTTCACGACACGCTACATGGACCTTTTTCACACGTTTATCTCTCTGTACAACACTACAATGAAG GTTATCTACATTGGATGCGCGTATGCCACAGTGTACCTGATCTATGGCAAGTTCAAAGCCACCTATGACAGAAATCATGACACTTTCAGGGTGGAGTTCCTGGTTGTGGCTGTAGGTGGCCTTGCTTTACTCGTCAACCACGACTTCTCTGGTCAGGAG ATCCTCTGGACGTTCTCCATCTACTTGGAGTCGGTGGCTATCCTTCCCCAGCTCTTTATGACGAGCAAGATCGAAGAGGCTGAGACCATCACCTATGCATTCTATGCTTTTTTCCTGTGCCTCTATCGTGCCCTGTATCTCGTCAACTGGATCTGGCGATTCTACTACGAAGGTTTCTTCGACACGATTGCCATCGCTGCAGGCGTCGTTCAGACCATTATGAATTGTGGTTTCTTCATTTTCTATGTAACCAAAG TGCGAAAGGACAAGCTGAGTTTGCAACAGCCCTTTAGCGTTTGTGGGTATTTTCCTCAAACCCTGACCAGCTGGGACAGTTCCGGATCCAGTTGTTAA